Proteins from a single region of Nitratidesulfovibrio sp.:
- a CDS encoding MFS transporter yields the protein MPSLRSPFASFPFIALCLIALFGFGNIAVFYGLHPYLASIGIPSYWAAWILAAEPMAAFLLRPLISPWLRLSNALPVMRASLLLIAVALSAYPFARTIPALLLLRVFHGAAFVTLVSATTALLVHFIPPDRSGQGFGIFSLTTMLPFALMPAFTEALLPHVADASHAYAWMALMVVPAFLLLFPLGPVVRTINAAAAPSPRPDLAGIRHALRPRGVAPMLGASLCIFTASTLLFFFMKDFGASLGLANAGLFFTVSTGATVLTRAVANPLFDRVDRGRLLVATLVLLAFCYAGYAVVRTPVVFLLAAALFGTCMGVALPLAQASLFLLADPTRRGLTTNLALSTMDAAYFVGPWLGGIMLAAGMPRATLFALSAALALAAALLVARAGLRRTTS from the coding sequence ATGCCCTCTCTCCGCTCGCCCTTCGCGTCATTCCCCTTCATCGCCCTGTGCCTGATAGCGCTGTTCGGCTTCGGCAACATCGCCGTATTCTACGGCCTGCATCCCTACCTTGCCTCCATTGGCATCCCGTCATACTGGGCAGCGTGGATCCTTGCGGCGGAACCCATGGCTGCCTTCCTGCTCCGTCCCCTGATCAGCCCGTGGCTGCGGCTTTCGAACGCGCTGCCCGTCATGCGGGCAAGCCTGCTGCTGATTGCAGTGGCCCTTTCCGCCTACCCCTTCGCGCGGACCATTCCCGCCCTGCTGCTCCTGCGGGTGTTCCACGGCGCGGCCTTCGTCACGCTGGTTTCGGCCACCACGGCCCTGCTGGTACATTTCATTCCACCCGACAGAAGCGGACAGGGGTTCGGCATCTTCTCGCTCACCACCATGTTGCCGTTCGCGCTCATGCCTGCCTTCACCGAAGCGCTGCTGCCCCACGTGGCCGATGCCTCGCATGCCTATGCATGGATGGCACTGATGGTGGTGCCCGCGTTCCTCCTGCTGTTTCCGCTCGGTCCCGTTGTCCGCACGATCAACGCCGCAGCCGCTCCATCCCCCCGTCCGGACCTTGCCGGCATTCGCCATGCACTGCGCCCGCGCGGCGTTGCTCCCATGCTGGGGGCCAGCCTGTGCATCTTCACCGCGTCCACCCTGCTGTTCTTTTTCATGAAGGATTTCGGCGCCAGCCTCGGCCTTGCCAACGCCGGACTGTTCTTCACCGTGTCCACCGGGGCCACCGTGCTGACGAGGGCGGTGGCCAATCCGCTGTTCGACAGGGTGGACAGGGGCCGCCTGCTGGTTGCCACGCTGGTGCTGCTGGCCTTCTGCTATGCGGGCTATGCGGTGGTTCGCACTCCCGTGGTCTTTCTGCTGGCAGCTGCGCTGTTCGGAACCTGCATGGGGGTGGCCCTGCCGCTGGCGCAGGCCAGCCTGTTCCTGCTGGCAGACCCGACACGGCGTGGTCTGACCACAAACCTCGCCTTGTCGACCATGGACGCAGCATATTTCGTCGGCCCATGGCTTGGCGGCATCATGCTGGCCGCCGGAATGCCCCGAGCGACGCTGTTCGCGCTTTCCGCAGCCCTCGCGCTTGCGGCGGCCCTGCTTGTGGCACGGGCCGGGCTGCGGCGCACCACATCCTGA